From the Leptolyngbya sp. O-77 genome, one window contains:
- a CDS encoding PAS domain-containing protein, with translation MPVPDFATLDVLRQYNILDSTPEEGFDGLARLAAQLGGVSVGLIAFLRGDSSALAGEDRYWLKALTGWPENTPCHPLVCLDSTLTAEDGLLVTDLQQDERFVFEPIAVGTPAVRFYAGVPLLSPAGAALGVLAVMGWEVGNPSEGLMDGLRLLARQVIAQLELRRRTAALTEAIAQHHAAETEQKLLFSLSAHLACVMGADGYLKRLNPAWRKLLGYTAAELMAKPFLEFIHPDDWEITLNHIQKVVAKGKKVTFQNRCRHRNGSYHRLQWRIGPLQDRQLLCATASEVSADAPPDSAPPQYDLLSDLAFALNQHSIAAITDPQGKILYANDKFCEISWYSREELIGQDHRLISSGYHSREFFRDLWQTIASGNVWRGEICNRAKNNILYWVDTTIVPILDDSGKPQRYIALRTDITERKEAEQELKARSHLAELGAAVGVTLSQGGTVTDILKRCTAQLVQYLDAHSAYVWTLNPETRLLELRASAGGLSCPKEFQNRIPIGISVIGYAAQTRRPYLTDNVLNDMCIGSKDWLEQERVVGFAAYPLVTEDRLIGVMALFSHLPFAQTVHKTLGWISNSLAVAIDRTLAREELLSRREALLFRLASQIRASLDLVAILETTVSEVWSLLQVDRCQFLWCRSTLEATRLEITHEARNPALISLLGDYPLGARTGCWAKRC, from the coding sequence ATGCCAGTTCCCGACTTTGCTACGCTCGATGTGCTGCGTCAGTACAACATTTTAGATAGCACGCCCGAAGAGGGGTTTGATGGGCTGGCGCGGTTAGCAGCGCAATTAGGAGGCGTGTCGGTGGGGCTGATCGCCTTTTTGCGAGGCGACAGTTCGGCGCTGGCAGGCGAAGACCGCTACTGGCTGAAGGCGCTGACGGGCTGGCCTGAGAACACGCCCTGCCATCCGCTGGTGTGTTTGGACAGCACGCTGACCGCCGAAGACGGGCTGCTGGTGACAGATTTGCAGCAGGATGAGCGGTTTGTGTTTGAGCCGATTGCCGTGGGCACCCCTGCGGTGCGGTTCTATGCGGGCGTGCCGCTGCTAAGTCCGGCGGGGGCGGCGCTGGGCGTGTTGGCGGTGATGGGTTGGGAGGTGGGAAATCCATCGGAAGGGCTGATGGATGGCTTGCGGCTGCTGGCGCGACAGGTCATTGCTCAACTTGAGCTACGGCGGCGCACGGCGGCTCTGACAGAGGCGATCGCCCAGCACCACGCCGCCGAAACCGAGCAAAAGCTGCTGTTTTCCCTGTCGGCCCATCTGGCCTGCGTGATGGGCGCAGACGGCTACCTCAAGCGGCTTAACCCCGCCTGGCGCAAGCTGCTGGGCTATACAGCAGCAGAACTCATGGCCAAGCCGTTCCTGGAATTTATCCATCCCGATGACTGGGAAATCACCCTCAACCACATTCAAAAAGTCGTCGCCAAGGGCAAAAAGGTGACGTTTCAAAACCGATGCCGCCACCGCAACGGCAGCTATCATCGCCTCCAGTGGCGGATTGGGCCGCTGCAAGATCGCCAGCTCTTGTGCGCCACTGCCAGCGAAGTTTCAGCAGACGCGCCGCCCGACTCCGCGCCGCCGCAATACGACTTGCTCTCTGATCTGGCCTTCGCGCTAAATCAGCACTCCATCGCCGCCATCACCGACCCCCAAGGCAAGATCCTCTACGCCAACGATAAATTCTGCGAGATCTCCTGGTACTCTCGCGAGGAGCTAATCGGGCAAGATCATCGGCTGATTAGCTCTGGCTATCACTCGCGGGAGTTTTTTCGCGACCTGTGGCAGACGATCGCCTCTGGCAACGTGTGGCGCGGCGAAATTTGCAACCGGGCTAAGAATAACATCCTCTACTGGGTGGATACGACCATCGTGCCCATCCTCGACGACTCAGGCAAGCCCCAGCGCTATATCGCCCTGCGAACCGATATTACCGAGCGCAAAGAAGCCGAGCAGGAACTCAAAGCGCGATCGCACCTAGCAGAACTGGGCGCGGCTGTTGGCGTAACCCTGTCTCAGGGCGGCACCGTCACCGACATTCTGAAGCGCTGCACCGCCCAACTGGTGCAATATCTCGATGCCCATTCTGCGTATGTGTGGACGCTGAATCCTGAAACCCGGCTCCTGGAGCTACGAGCTAGCGCAGGCGGCTTATCCTGCCCCAAGGAGTTTCAAAACCGCATCCCCATTGGCATATCGGTCATTGGCTACGCCGCCCAGACGCGCCGCCCCTACCTCACTGACAACGTGCTAAACGACATGTGCATCGGCTCCAAAGACTGGCTGGAGCAAGAGCGCGTGGTCGGCTTTGCGGCCTACCCGCTGGTGACGGAAGACCGCCTGATTGGGGTCATGGCACTGTTTAGCCATCTGCCCTTTGCCCAAACGGTGCATAAAACCCTGGGCTGGATTTCCAACAGCTTGGCTGTGGCCATCGACCGGACGCTGGCGCGAGAGGAACTGCTGAGTCGGCGGGAAGCGCTGCTGTTTCGCCTGGCAAGTCAGATTCGCGCCTCGCTCGATCTGGTGGCAATTTTGGAAACGACAGTGAGCGAGGTGTGGTCGTTGCTTCAGGTCGATCGCTGCCAGTTTCTCTGGTGTCGATCGACGCTAGAGGCGACGCGGCTGGAGATTACGCACGAAGCGCGGAATCCGGCGTTGATTAGTTTGCTGGGGGATTATCCACTCGGGGCCAGGACGGGGTGCTGGGCGAAAAGGTGCTGA
- a CDS encoding ATP-binding protein: MLGEKVLNLEMVRIADGRPGTVEPGLLEVLNRADAVALLLLPLETHSHKLGAIACYHSSPRAWTDSEVELLQAVADQVAIAIDQAELYARSREAAIAAEAQAAQLSQTLQHLQQTQAHLIQSEKMSSLGQMVAGIAHEINNPVNFINGNLVHANNYTKDLLHLLHLYQNHLPDPPPEVAQALQSIDLDFIGDDLPKLMASMKIGADRIRQIVLSLRNFSRLDEAEKKPVDIHEGIDSTLLILQNRLKNYAEGTGIDVEKEYGSLPKVECYASQLNQVFMNILANAIDALEGCPPPRRITISTEFEPQPAIAPVPAAQSATPQSQEPTGFVVIRIADNGPGMSAETRDRLFDPFFTTKPVGKGTGLGLSISYQIVVQRHGGSLECESEPGKGTTFTIRIPLT, from the coding sequence GTGCTGGGCGAAAAGGTGCTGAACCTAGAAATGGTGCGGATTGCCGATGGGCGACCGGGGACGGTGGAACCCGGATTGCTAGAGGTGCTGAACCGGGCCGATGCAGTAGCGCTGCTGCTGCTGCCGCTGGAGACCCATTCCCACAAACTAGGGGCGATCGCCTGCTATCACAGTAGCCCCCGCGCCTGGACAGACAGCGAGGTAGAACTGCTGCAAGCCGTCGCCGACCAGGTAGCGATCGCCATCGACCAGGCAGAGCTATATGCCCGCAGCCGAGAAGCGGCGATCGCCGCCGAAGCCCAAGCCGCCCAGCTCAGCCAGACCTTGCAGCACCTCCAGCAGACCCAGGCGCACCTGATTCAATCTGAAAAAATGTCCAGTCTGGGGCAGATGGTGGCGGGCATTGCCCACGAAATCAACAATCCGGTGAATTTCATCAACGGCAATCTGGTTCATGCCAACAACTACACCAAAGACCTGCTGCACCTGCTGCATCTGTATCAAAACCACCTTCCTGATCCACCGCCTGAGGTGGCCCAGGCGCTCCAATCTATCGACTTGGACTTTATTGGCGACGATCTGCCCAAGCTGATGGCCTCAATGAAAATTGGCGCGGATCGCATCCGCCAGATCGTGCTGTCGCTGCGAAACTTCTCTCGGCTCGACGAAGCAGAGAAAAAGCCTGTGGATATTCACGAAGGCATCGACAGCACGCTGTTGATCTTGCAAAATCGCCTGAAAAATTACGCTGAAGGGACGGGAATTGACGTTGAAAAAGAATACGGATCGCTGCCCAAGGTGGAATGCTATGCGAGCCAGCTAAATCAGGTGTTTATGAACATTCTGGCGAACGCAATCGACGCGCTGGAGGGCTGCCCCCCGCCTCGTCGGATCACTATTTCGACCGAGTTTGAGCCGCAGCCCGCGATCGCCCCCGTACCTGCTGCCCAATCCGCAACCCCCCAGTCGCAAGAGCCTACTGGCTTCGTTGTTATTCGCATTGCCGACAACGGCCCGGGCATGTCTGCCGAAACGCGCGATCGCCTGTTTGACCCTTTCTTTACCACCAAGCCCGTCGGCAAAGGCACCGGACTGGGCCTGTCCATCAGCTACCAGATTGTGGTGCAGCGTCACGGCGGCAGCCTGGAATGCGAATCGGAACCGGGCAAAGGGACGACCTTTACGATTCGCATTCCGCTAACCTAA
- a CDS encoding CP12 domain-containing protein, whose amino-acid sequence MLKASEVMSKEVVTIRGSATVYEAVKLMKEKATWTLIVELHHDQDAYGIVTETDVVYKVVAYGLDPARVRVFEIMTKPCIVVNPDLGVEYVARLFANTGIHSAPVIQGGLLGLITLNDILTKGDFVEQPKAVLLENQLQEAIAYARQVCAAKGIDSPDCAAAWDIVEELRAEAAHQKADRAYGDITGGKSAFEQYCEENPDAPEARMYDS is encoded by the coding sequence ATGCTGAAAGCGTCTGAGGTGATGTCAAAAGAGGTGGTGACCATTCGCGGTTCGGCCACGGTCTACGAAGCAGTCAAGCTGATGAAGGAAAAGGCAACCTGGACGCTGATTGTCGAGCTGCACCATGACCAGGATGCCTATGGGATTGTGACCGAGACCGACGTAGTTTACAAAGTCGTTGCCTACGGCCTCGACCCAGCGCGGGTGCGCGTGTTTGAAATCATGACCAAGCCCTGCATCGTGGTGAACCCTGACCTGGGCGTAGAATACGTAGCGCGGCTGTTTGCCAACACGGGCATCCACAGCGCCCCGGTGATTCAGGGTGGGCTGCTGGGGCTGATCACGCTGAACGACATTCTCACCAAGGGCGACTTTGTAGAACAGCCCAAAGCCGTGCTGCTGGAAAACCAACTGCAAGAGGCGATCGCCTATGCCCGCCAGGTTTGCGCCGCCAAAGGCATCGACTCGCCCGACTGCGCCGCTGCCTGGGACATTGTGGAAGAACTGCGAGCCGAAGCCGCCCACCAAAAAGCCGATCGCGCCTACGGCGATATCACGGGCGGCAAGTCGGCCTTCGAGCAATATTGTGAAGAAAATCCCGACGCACCCGAAGCCCGGATGTACGATTCGTGA
- the cphA gene encoding cyanophycin synthetase translates to MKILKTQTLRGPNYWSIRYPKLVIIRLDLEDLSDRPSNEIPGFYDGLVSLLPSLVEHYCSPGCRGGFLSRVQEGTMMGHIVEHVALELQTLAGMPVGFGRTRETSTPGVYQVVMEYKNEQAGRYAARAAVRLCQSIVDTGRYPVEELEQDLNDLRELAMEAALGPSTEHIVAAAEARGIPWMPLSTRSLIQLGYGEHQKRIQASLSSSTGILGVELASDKEGTKRLLAEAGVPVPRGTTIYYLDELEQAIEDVGGFPVVIKPLDGNHGRGITIDINSMAEAEEAYDAAQAASKSHAVIVERFYRGRDHRVLLVGGKVVAVAERVPAHVIGNGCSTIAELVDETNRDPRRGTGHDNVLTQIELDRAAFQMLERQGYALDTVLPMGQVCYLKATANLSTGGIAIDRTDDIHPENRWIAERAAKIIGLDIAGLDVVTPDISKPMREVDGVIVEVNAAPGLRMHFSPSEGTPRNVGEAIIDMLFPPGTPGRVPIVAVTGTNGKTTTNRLIAHIFKQTGQIVGYTTTDGIYIGDYLVEKGDTTGPQSAQVILQDPTVQVAVLETARGGILRSGLGFNQCDVGVVLNVAADHLGIGDIDTVEQLAHLKSVVAESVGVGGYAVLNADDPLVAAMASRVKSQVAYFAMNPENPVVQSHVAQGGLAAIYENGYLTLVKGDWALRLMEAASVPLTMGGRAPFMIANALAASLAAFAQGVPVEAIRQGLATFQASASQTPGRMNLFNLGEFHVLLDYAHNPHSYEALGGFVRNWNGERIGVIGGPGDRRDEDFITLGRLSAAIFDRIYIKEDNDTRGRARGSAAALIEEGIRQIQPGMKYDVILDEIEAINTALDRAPKDALVVILPESVSRAMSLIDARRPISEATTLQPTPEAPPEPPKLEGNPFETGFEEFVPSVAEG, encoded by the coding sequence ATGAAGATTCTCAAGACTCAGACGTTGCGAGGCCCCAACTACTGGAGCATTCGATACCCCAAGCTGGTGATCATCCGGCTCGATCTCGAAGACCTGAGCGATCGCCCGTCTAACGAAATCCCCGGATTTTACGACGGGTTGGTATCCCTCCTGCCTAGCTTGGTCGAACACTACTGCTCACCCGGCTGCCGGGGCGGATTCCTCAGCCGCGTCCAGGAAGGCACGATGATGGGGCATATTGTGGAACACGTCGCGCTGGAATTGCAAACGCTGGCCGGGATGCCCGTCGGCTTTGGGCGCACCCGCGAAACCTCGACTCCCGGCGTTTACCAAGTTGTGATGGAGTACAAAAACGAGCAGGCGGGTCGCTACGCAGCGCGGGCGGCGGTTCGCCTCTGCCAAAGCATTGTAGACACGGGACGCTATCCCGTCGAAGAACTGGAGCAAGACCTGAACGACCTGCGGGAACTGGCGATGGAAGCGGCGCTCGGCCCCAGCACCGAGCATATCGTCGCAGCGGCCGAGGCGCGGGGGATTCCCTGGATGCCCCTCAGCACGCGATCGCTCATCCAGCTTGGCTACGGTGAACACCAAAAACGCATCCAGGCCAGCCTCAGCAGCAGCACGGGCATCTTGGGGGTCGAGTTAGCCAGCGACAAGGAAGGCACAAAGCGGCTGCTGGCCGAAGCGGGTGTTCCGGTTCCTCGTGGCACCACGATTTACTACCTGGATGAACTGGAGCAAGCCATTGAAGACGTGGGCGGATTCCCAGTCGTCATCAAACCGCTAGACGGCAACCACGGCCGCGGCATCACCATCGACATCAACTCAATGGCAGAAGCCGAAGAAGCCTATGATGCTGCCCAAGCTGCCTCAAAATCCCATGCGGTGATTGTCGAACGCTTCTATCGCGGACGCGACCACCGGGTTTTGCTCGTCGGTGGCAAAGTGGTGGCGGTGGCAGAGCGCGTCCCTGCTCACGTCATTGGCAACGGCTGCTCTACCATTGCAGAACTGGTAGACGAGACGAATCGCGACCCCCGCCGGGGTACAGGCCATGACAACGTGTTGACCCAGATCGAACTCGATCGCGCTGCCTTTCAAATGCTGGAGCGCCAGGGCTATGCCCTAGACACCGTGCTGCCGATGGGCCAAGTATGCTACTTGAAAGCGACGGCAAACCTCAGCACAGGCGGCATCGCCATCGACCGCACAGACGACATTCACCCCGAAAACCGCTGGATTGCCGAACGCGCCGCCAAGATCATCGGGCTAGACATTGCCGGACTGGACGTGGTAACCCCTGACATTTCTAAACCCATGCGCGAGGTGGATGGCGTAATCGTAGAAGTCAACGCCGCGCCGGGTCTGCGGATGCACTTTTCGCCCAGCGAGGGCACGCCGCGCAACGTGGGCGAAGCCATCATCGATATGCTGTTTCCGCCTGGAACGCCTGGCCGCGTGCCCATTGTGGCGGTGACGGGGACGAATGGCAAAACCACCACCAACCGCCTGATCGCCCACATTTTCAAACAAACCGGGCAGATTGTCGGCTATACCACCACCGACGGCATCTACATCGGCGACTATCTGGTGGAAAAAGGCGACACCACGGGGCCCCAGAGTGCCCAGGTGATCTTGCAAGACCCGACGGTGCAGGTGGCAGTCCTGGAAACGGCGCGGGGAGGGATTTTGCGCTCTGGGCTGGGCTTTAACCAGTGCGACGTGGGTGTGGTGCTAAACGTGGCAGCCGACCACCTGGGCATCGGCGATATCGACACGGTGGAGCAACTGGCGCACCTCAAGAGCGTCGTGGCGGAGAGCGTCGGCGTGGGTGGCTATGCTGTGCTGAATGCGGATGACCCGCTGGTGGCGGCGATGGCTAGCCGCGTCAAGTCGCAGGTGGCCTACTTTGCCATGAATCCAGAGAATCCTGTGGTGCAAAGCCATGTCGCTCAGGGCGGGTTGGCAGCAATTTACGAAAACGGCTACTTGACGCTGGTGAAGGGCGACTGGGCGCTGCGGCTAATGGAGGCGGCTAGCGTACCGCTGACGATGGGCGGCCGTGCGCCGTTTATGATTGCCAATGCGCTGGCGGCTTCGCTGGCGGCCTTTGCCCAAGGCGTTCCGGTCGAAGCCATCCGGCAGGGGCTTGCCACCTTCCAGGCTTCCGCCAGTCAGACCCCCGGCCGCATGAACCTGTTTAACCTGGGCGAGTTTCACGTCCTGCTAGACTATGCCCACAACCCGCACAGCTATGAGGCGCTGGGTGGCTTTGTGCGGAACTGGAATGGCGAGCGGATTGGGGTGATTGGTGGGCCGGGCGATCGCCGCGATGAGGACTTCATCACGCTGGGCCGCCTCTCGGCCGCCATCTTCGACCGGATCTACATCAAAGAAGACAACGACACCCGTGGACGAGCGCGGGGCAGCGCTGCTGCTCTCATCGAAGAAGGCATTCGACAGATCCAGCCGGGGATGAAATATGATGTCATCTTGGATGAAATCGAGGCCATCAACACCGCGCTGGATCGGGCCCCGAAGGATGCGCTGGTGGTAATCCTTCCAGAAAGCGTCAGCCGCGCCATGAGCCTGATCGATGCCCGTCGCCCGATTTCGGAGGCGACCACGCTCCAGCCTACACCGGAAGCTCCACCAGAGCCGCCAAAGCTAGAAGGCAACCCCTTTGAAACAGGCTTTGAAGAGTTTGTGCCGTCTGTGGCAGAGGGGTAG
- a CDS encoding cyanophycinase, with protein sequence MSRTQHGLGKLLERLVSRRPPSERMFQPDPTLQRQRMPQSTETAVMVIGGAEDKVHGREILRTFFHRSRGADARIAIIPSASREPGVIGSRYREIFEDMGAKEIAIFDIQDRDQGSHPDWQAFLEDCTGVFMTGGDQLRLCGLLSDTPIMEKVRIRAQLGEITLAGTSAGAAVMGQHMIAGGGSGEPPNRSLVDLTSGLNIIPEVLVDQHFHNRNRMARLMSAIAAYPEKLGIGIDEDTCAMFQGNGTFEVIGKGTVTVIDPEQISFTNQPDAGTDDPLSIHNLRVHILSHGDRFDFYKRVVLNR encoded by the coding sequence ATGAGTAGAACTCAACACGGGCTTGGCAAACTATTAGAACGGCTAGTGTCGCGCCGTCCGCCTTCAGAGCGGATGTTTCAACCTGATCCTACCCTCCAGCGTCAACGGATGCCCCAGTCTACAGAAACAGCGGTTATGGTCATCGGCGGTGCCGAAGACAAAGTCCACGGTCGTGAAATTCTTCGCACGTTTTTTCATCGATCGCGCGGTGCAGATGCGCGGATTGCCATTATTCCTTCGGCTTCACGAGAGCCAGGGGTGATTGGCAGCCGCTACCGCGAGATTTTTGAGGACATGGGCGCAAAGGAGATTGCCATTTTCGACATCCAAGATCGGGATCAGGGGAGCCATCCTGATTGGCAGGCGTTTCTGGAAGACTGTACGGGCGTGTTTATGACCGGGGGTGACCAGTTGCGGCTGTGTGGCCTGCTGTCAGATACGCCCATCATGGAGAAGGTGCGAATTCGCGCTCAGCTTGGCGAGATTACGCTGGCGGGCACGAGTGCGGGCGCGGCGGTGATGGGTCAGCACATGATCGCGGGGGGTGGCAGTGGAGAACCGCCCAATCGGTCGCTGGTGGATTTGACCTCTGGGCTGAATATTATTCCTGAAGTGCTGGTGGATCAGCATTTTCACAATCGCAACCGGATGGCGCGACTGATGAGCGCGATCGCCGCTTATCCCGAAAAGCTGGGCATCGGCATTGACGAAGACACCTGCGCTATGTTCCAGGGCAATGGCACCTTTGAGGTGATTGGCAAGGGGACGGTGACGGTAATCGACCCAGAACAGATTTCCTTTACCAACCAGCCTGACGCGGGCACGGACGATCCTCTCAGTATCCACAATCTGCGGGTACATATTCTCAGTCATGGCGATCGCTTCGATTTCTACAAGCGCGTTGTCCTGAATCGGTAA
- the trmD gene encoding tRNA (guanosine(37)-N1)-methyltransferase TrmD: protein MRFDLITLFPDFFSSPLQSGLLGKALANRIAEVHLTNPRDFTTDKHHKVDDEPYGGGVGMLMKPEPIFAAVESLPVLPRREVLLMTPQGEPMCQRMFQEFASSRDQLVIICGHYEGVDERVLHLVTREVSLGDFVLTCGEIPALALLNGVIRLLPGTVGKVESLKLESFEDGLLDYPQYTRPAEFRGWRVPEVLLSGNHQAIAHWRHEQQIERTQKRRPDLWQAWQERQKSASLDEREKDDHKL from the coding sequence GTGCGCTTCGACCTAATCACCCTGTTTCCCGATTTCTTTTCTTCGCCCCTGCAATCCGGACTGCTGGGCAAAGCGCTGGCAAACCGGATTGCGGAGGTGCATCTGACCAATCCCCGCGATTTCACCACCGATAAGCATCACAAGGTTGATGACGAACCCTATGGCGGCGGCGTGGGGATGCTGATGAAACCAGAGCCAATCTTTGCGGCGGTGGAGTCGCTGCCCGTGCTGCCCCGACGGGAGGTGCTGCTGATGACTCCGCAGGGGGAGCCGATGTGCCAGCGGATGTTTCAAGAGTTTGCTAGCAGCCGGGATCAACTGGTCATTATCTGTGGGCACTACGAGGGCGTAGACGAGCGGGTGCTGCATCTAGTGACGCGGGAAGTGTCGCTAGGGGACTTTGTGTTGACCTGTGGCGAAATTCCGGCGCTGGCGCTGCTGAACGGCGTGATTCGCCTGCTGCCGGGGACAGTGGGCAAAGTCGAGTCGCTGAAGCTGGAAAGCTTTGAAGACGGGCTGCTGGACTATCCACAATACACTCGTCCGGCGGAGTTTCGTGGATGGCGGGTGCCGGAGGTGCTGCTGTCGGGAAATCACCAGGCGATCGCCCACTGGCGGCACGAACAGCAGATCGAGCGCACGCAGAAACGCCGCCCCGACCTTTGGCAGGCATGGCAGGAGCGGCAAAAGTCTGCATCTTTAGATGAGAGAGAAAAAGACGACCACAAACTCTAG
- a CDS encoding SRPBCC family protein translates to MPDSQIFEQSIQISASATAVEQCLTDLALMHRWLNPALRCEPVGVWSTELGSKSRFLIQTPLVQPALHSTVVEREPGLIVWEFRGFFQGRDRWECQPTSTGTTLVNRFEFRIPNPIVRYGFNTFAAEWTRQDMQAQLRRLKRVAEALYNSSQTAPKK, encoded by the coding sequence ATGCCCGACTCTCAAATCTTCGAGCAATCTATCCAAATCAGCGCCAGCGCGACGGCGGTGGAACAGTGTCTTACAGACCTGGCGTTGATGCATCGATGGCTCAATCCGGCGCTGCGCTGCGAGCCTGTGGGCGTTTGGAGTACGGAACTGGGCAGCAAGAGCCGATTTCTGATTCAAACGCCGCTGGTGCAGCCTGCGCTCCACAGCACGGTGGTCGAGCGGGAGCCGGGGCTGATTGTGTGGGAGTTTAGGGGATTCTTTCAGGGGCGCGATCGCTGGGAGTGTCAGCCGACTTCCACGGGCACGACGCTGGTCAATCGCTTTGAGTTTCGCATTCCCAATCCCATCGTCCGCTATGGGTTTAATACGTTTGCGGCAGAGTGGACCCGACAGGATATGCAGGCGCAGTTGCGGCGGCTAAAGCGCGTAGCAGAAGCGCTTTACAATAGCTCACAAACTGCGCCCAAAAAGTGA
- a CDS encoding GTP-binding protein, with protein MTDVGNVPERLEGRPPARATQASRATSRSPSDPTLDQELDEAIASFREIQADLTYCQAQDALRDLVSGLDLTPRERSGLETELTSLQTLLHKLDRMVVQIAVFGMVGRGKSSLLNALLGQSVFETGPVHGITQAVQAANWEIRQEAIAGSAQEVLRVSLPGTGQSQVELIDTPGIDEVDGEGREQLAQQIAKQADLILFVVSGDITRVEYEALSALRQAAKPMLLVFNKVDQYPDADRQAIYQTIRDQRVRELLSPDEIVMAAASPMTTTAVRQPDGRLVVRREAGKPQIDDLKLKILEILHREGKSLVALNTMLYADDVSDRLLQRKLEIRDRSADDLIWQGVMTKAVAIALNPITVLDLLGGAVIEIALIVTLSRLYGIPMTQQNALMLLQKMAIGLGGVTASDLLLTLGLGSLKSLLGAAAPATGGASVLPYASVAIAQAGVAGVSTYVIGQLTKTYLANGASWGPTGLKTVVSEILDSLDEASILSRIKDELQAKLEGRR; from the coding sequence TTGACGGATGTTGGAAACGTGCCAGAGCGCTTAGAGGGAAGGCCTCCGGCCCGCGCTACCCAGGCTTCTAGGGCAACGTCGCGATCGCCCTCCGATCCAACGCTAGATCAAGAACTGGACGAGGCGATCGCCAGCTTTCGAGAAATTCAGGCAGACCTGACCTATTGCCAGGCCCAAGACGCATTGCGGGATCTCGTCAGTGGGCTGGACTTGACCCCACGCGAGCGATCGGGGCTAGAAACAGAGCTAACCAGCCTGCAAACCCTGCTCCACAAGCTCGACCGCATGGTGGTGCAAATTGCGGTGTTTGGCATGGTGGGGCGGGGCAAATCGTCGCTGCTGAATGCGCTGCTAGGGCAGTCGGTGTTTGAAACGGGGCCCGTGCATGGCATCACGCAGGCGGTGCAGGCGGCGAACTGGGAGATTCGGCAGGAGGCGATCGCCGGAAGCGCTCAGGAGGTTCTGCGGGTGTCGCTGCCGGGAACGGGCCAGTCGCAGGTAGAGCTGATCGACACACCGGGAATCGATGAAGTCGATGGCGAAGGACGCGAACAACTGGCACAGCAAATTGCCAAACAGGCAGATCTAATCCTGTTCGTCGTGTCGGGCGATATTACCCGCGTGGAATATGAGGCGCTGTCGGCGCTGCGGCAGGCGGCTAAACCGATGCTGCTGGTGTTCAACAAGGTGGATCAGTATCCCGATGCCGATCGTCAAGCGATTTATCAGACCATCCGCGACCAGCGCGTGCGAGAACTGCTGTCGCCGGACGAAATCGTCATGGCGGCGGCTTCGCCGATGACGACGACGGCTGTGCGTCAGCCTGATGGTCGGCTTGTGGTGCGCCGAGAAGCCGGGAAACCCCAGATAGACGACCTAAAGCTCAAGATTCTGGAGATTTTGCACCGCGAGGGCAAGTCGCTGGTGGCGCTGAACACGATGCTCTATGCCGACGATGTGAGCGATCGCCTGTTGCAGCGCAAGCTCGAAATCCGCGATCGCAGCGCCGATGACCTGATCTGGCAGGGCGTGATGACCAAAGCCGTGGCGATCGCCCTCAACCCGATTACCGTGCTAGATCTGCTGGGCGGCGCGGTGATTGAAATTGCCCTGATCGTCACCCTGTCGCGGCTCTACGGCATCCCCATGACCCAGCAAAATGCCCTCATGCTGCTGCAAAAAATGGCAATCGGGCTGGGCGGCGTGACGGCCAGCGACCTGCTGCTAACGCTGGGGCTGGGTTCGCTAAAAAGTCTGCTGGGAGCAGCGGCTCCAGCGACGGGTGGCGCGTCGGTGTTGCCCTATGCCTCCGTGGCGATCGCCCAGGCAGGTGTCGCGGGCGTGTCCACCTACGTCATCGGTCAGCTTACCAAAACCTACCTCGCCAACGGCGCATCCTGGGGCCCCACCGGTCTGAAAACCGTCGTCAGCGAAATTCTTGACTCCCTTGACGAAGCCTCCATTCTGAGCCGCATCAAGGACGAACTACAGGCGAAGCTGGAGGGCCGGCGTTAG